The Dermacentor albipictus isolate Rhodes 1998 colony chromosome 2, USDA_Dalb.pri_finalv2, whole genome shotgun sequence genome has a segment encoding these proteins:
- the LOC135908975 gene encoding membrane metallo-endopeptidase-like 1 yields the protein MYQHHLTIKNTGGYDKYWAAFFYILKGRYDKDATINQTLIETTMVLEGDVFRRLLFAMRPLVVQQLLVPIAKIIFYTPPLDSKEWLRALKQLELQPEMESNDQVLIADKNFFQTMAAVMASYTDTQLLSLIAWSCVQLLAPAVDLQLLKYRYDQGVIRYRPYFCERFVETAYRLLVVALTSVSRFSRQERAVISENFDHLVATASALVNATDWLDAENRQLAAVKLALTRLQLWPPQHFLENEALDRMYAAFPSAEMPVAEYWIQSTRSAADTYRASAGIDVLSYVVNYELPYLVYDAANGAVKVAVGAITPPLYYSDGTKAMFYGGLGFSMAVNLVASMDKQGLRWHPNGTFGDSFLSHAASRAFEDRDGCLATAEEAPVVDSPTYQTRPGSRTSVFPEIPALEVAYAAYRRSISASDDDSPQGISRNLSGDQVFFMTLCYMTCSLPGAVGPHMVDCNKAVSNSEAFAQAFQCPYGSKMNPKRKCTFFTG from the exons ATGTACCAGCATCATCTCACGATCAAAAATACCGGCGGATACGACAAGTACTGGGCTGCGTTCTTCTACATCCTCAAGGGAAGGTATGACAAGGACGCGACGATAAACCAGACGCTCATAGAGACAACGATGGTGTTGGAAGGGGATGTCTTTAGAAGACTCCTATTCGCCATGCGTCCACTTGTAGTCCAACAACTACTGGTGCCAATCGCCAAGATTATATTCTACACTCCGCCTCTGGACTCGAAGGAGTGGCTACGGGCATTAAAGCAATTAGAGCTTCAGCCTGAGATGGAATCCAACGACCAGGTTCTCATAGCCGACAAAAACTTCTTCCAGACCATGGCGGCCGTGATGGCCTCGTACACGGACACCCAGCTGCTGTCCCTGATTGCGTGGTCTTGCGTGCAGCTCCTGGCACCGGCAGTGGATTTGCAGCTGCTGAAGTACCGCTACGACCAAGGCGTCATACGTTACCGGCCATACTTCTGCGAACGTTTTGTCGAGACCGCCTACCGACTCCTGGTGGTTGCCCTCACCTCTGTGTCGCGCTTCTCAAGACAGGAACGCGCCGTCATCTCAgaaaacttcgaccacctggttgCAACTGCCAGCGCTTTGGTCAACGCCACAGACTGGCTGGATGCCGAGAACCGACAGCTTGCGGCTGTGAAGTTGGCTTTGACACGCCTACAGCTGTGGCCCCCACAGCATTTCTTGGAGAACGAGGCACTCGACCGCATGTACGCGGCTTTTCCGAGCGCCGAAATGCCGGTTGCAGAATATTGGATCCAATCGACTCGGTCTGCCGCTGATACGTACCGTGCGAGTGCCGGTATCGACGTCTTGAGCTACGTGGTCAACTACGAACTGCCGTACCTCGTATACGATGCTGCAAATGGCGCAGTGAAGGTAGCTGTGGGTGCCATTACTCCGCCCCTGTACTACTCTGACGGGACGAAAGCTATGTTCTACGGAGGACTCGGATTCTCCATGGCGGTGAATCTCGTCGCATCCATGGACAAACAGGGACTGCGGTGGCATCCAAACGGCACTTTCGGCGACTCCTTTTTGTCCCA cgccgcttctcgagcctTCGAAGACCGGGACGGCTGCCTGGCGACTGCAGAGGAGGCTCCCGTCGTCGACTCCCCCACCTATCAGACCCGACCCGGCTCCAGGACCAGCGTCTTTCCCGAGATTCCCGCGCTCGAAGTGGCCTACGCAGCGTACAGGCGTTCCATCAGCGCAAGCGACGACGACAGTCCGCAGGGTATCTCCCGGAATCTCTCGGGTGATCAGGTGTTCTTCATGACTTTGTGCTACATGACGTGCAGCCTTCCCGGAGCCGTGGGTCCGCACATGGTGGACTGCAACAAAGCTGTGAGCAATTCGGAGGCATTCGCGCAGGCTTTTCAATGCCCGTACGGATCAAAAATGAATCCCAAGAGGAAGTGCACATTCTTCACAGGATAA